In one window of Calypte anna isolate BGI_N300 chromosome 1, bCalAnn1_v1.p, whole genome shotgun sequence DNA:
- the YAF2 gene encoding YY1-associated factor 2 isoform X2 translates to MNLKTGLYQLIDRKPRPVSQLVAQQVPQQFMPPTQSKKEKKDKVEKEKGEKETTSKKNSHKKTRPRLKNVDRSSAQHLEVTVGDLTVIITDFKEKTKSPPASSAASADQHSQSGSSSDNTERGMSRSSSPRGEASSLNGESH, encoded by the exons ATGAATTTGAAAACAGGATTGTATCAGCTCATTGATAG GAAACCTCGACCTGTCTCTCAGCTGGTTGCCCAGCAGGTTCCTCAGCAATTCATGCCCCCTACACAatcaaagaaagagaaaaaagacaaagtagaaaaggaaaaaggtgaaaaggaaACAACAAGCAAAAAGAACAGTCATAAGAAAACCAG gCCAAGATTGAAAAATGTGGATCGAAGTAGTGCTCAGCATTTGGAAGTTACCGTTGGAGATCTGACAGTCATAATTACAGACTTTAAGGAGAAAACTAAGTCACCACCTGcttccagtgctgcttctgcagatCAACACAGTCAGAGTGGTTCCAGCTCTGACAACACAGAGAGGGGAATGTCCAGGTCATCTTCACCCAGAGGAGAAGCGTCGTCACTGAATGGGGAATCTCATTAA